One genomic window of Candidatus Eisenbacteria bacterium includes the following:
- a CDS encoding DUF3106 domain-containing protein, with amino-acid sequence MGRALATIAVLVVVSSAGAQPAPRNWSDLTPQERARAWDNYRRYEALPPQRRQSLEDRYQRFQAMPPNEQERLRRNYDAYRGLPPQQRQQFHEKYQRWKQQNR; translated from the coding sequence ATGGGGCGCGCGTTGGCAACGATCGCGGTGCTCGTCGTCGTCTCCAGCGCGGGAGCGCAGCCGGCCCCGCGCAACTGGTCCGACCTGACGCCGCAGGAGCGCGCGCGGGCGTGGGACAACTACCGCCGCTACGAGGCGCTCCCGCCGCAGCGCCGGCAGTCGCTCGAGGACCGCTATCAGCGCTTCCAGGCGATGCCGCCGAACGAGCAGGAACGGCTACGCCGGAACTACGACGCCTACCGCGGCCTGCCGCCCCAGCAGCGCCAGCAGTTCCACGAGAAGTACCAGCGCTGGAAGCAGCAGAACCGCTGA
- a CDS encoding zf-HC2 domain-containing protein → MRCHTAQRLVIAGYDGELASWRRRALDRHLATCERCRAERASTDRVLAAIDTLAVETPMPARLEQNVLRDVRKLAAEEEQGSAFAWLRSGVPIVATGAVALLAVVIVRGMDEPAGPTSTTRRDTVAQAPPSTRLVARKARRVPDEPPPALAARPDLFMDLPILRNMEKLQHFDAIATTDTDDGGTPDAGGTPSNG, encoded by the coding sequence ATGCGCTGCCACACTGCACAGAGGTTGGTGATCGCCGGCTACGACGGCGAGCTCGCGAGCTGGCGCCGCCGGGCGCTCGATCGCCATTTGGCGACCTGCGAGCGATGTCGCGCGGAGCGCGCGTCGACGGACCGCGTGTTGGCTGCGATCGACACGCTCGCCGTCGAGACGCCGATGCCGGCGCGTCTCGAGCAGAACGTGCTGCGCGACGTGCGGAAGCTCGCGGCCGAGGAGGAGCAGGGCTCGGCGTTCGCGTGGCTGCGATCGGGCGTTCCGATCGTCGCGACGGGTGCGGTCGCGTTGCTCGCCGTGGTGATCGTGCGCGGGATGGACGAACCGGCGGGTCCGACGAGCACGACGCGCCGGGACACGGTCGCTCAGGCGCCGCCGAGCACGCGCCTCGTCGCCCGCAAGGCACGCCGCGTTCCGGACGAGCCGCCCCCTGCACTGGCGGCGCGCCCCGACCTCTTCATGGACCTGCCGATACTGCGCAACATGGAGAAGCTGCAGCACTTCGACGCCATCGCCACGACCGACACGGACGACGGCGGCACGCCCGACGCCGGAGGGACGCCGTCGAACGGATGA
- a CDS encoding sigma-70 family RNA polymerase sigma factor: protein MTAPLRAGAGKGATEVDAAAPAAAGADPDVALMLRVQAGDQGAFGELFGKFGPRVLQYTRRLVGSEARAEEVTQDVFVQVFRFRHRYRPEARFATWLFKIATNLCLNELRRPERHLRVDLWDRPEGEEMREGPSLPDPEAITPEEGASTRELARALEEAIGSLPPKQRAALTLSRLDGLAYRDVGEVLGCSEGAVKALLFRAIHALKARLREHM from the coding sequence GTGACGGCGCCGCTGCGAGCCGGCGCCGGCAAGGGCGCCACCGAGGTCGATGCTGCAGCACCCGCGGCAGCAGGTGCCGACCCCGACGTCGCCCTCATGCTGCGGGTCCAAGCGGGCGACCAGGGGGCCTTCGGGGAGCTGTTCGGGAAGTTCGGCCCCAGGGTCCTGCAGTACACGCGCCGGCTCGTGGGGAGCGAGGCCCGCGCCGAGGAAGTCACCCAGGACGTCTTCGTGCAGGTGTTCCGTTTCCGCCATCGCTACCGTCCGGAAGCCCGCTTCGCGACCTGGCTCTTCAAGATCGCGACCAACCTCTGCCTGAACGAGCTGCGACGCCCGGAGCGCCATCTGCGGGTCGACCTCTGGGATCGCCCCGAAGGCGAGGAGATGCGCGAGGGGCCGTCGCTCCCCGATCCGGAAGCCATCACGCCCGAGGAGGGCGCTTCTACCCGGGAGCTGGCGCGCGCCCTCGAGGAGGCCATCGGATCGCTGCCGCCCAAGCAGCGGGCCGCCCTCACGCTGTCGCGCCTGGACGGGCTCGCGTATCGTGACGTGGGCGAGGTTCTCGGCTGCAGCGAGGGGGCCGTGAAGGCCCTCTTGTTCCGGGCGATCCATGCGTTGAAAGCTCGTCTCCGAGAGCACATGTAG
- a CDS encoding ATP-binding protein — protein MALDAADASLVRHVERIEAYVRGTGLLQIPPEEIELRRALADFVMERTPALLPGWMREIGPALGIPERDWTAIIADQMAAVSRWTRHIADPRDIETYLFLRSHARRGFIAQFPASRFIAAQMRLAQLLDAEIRRIHAGDPAQAERLTTLLWQELRIRVLHITDFFVDGREELLLEQEASYRRAIDHAPACILRTDTSEGRLVDANTVAERLLGMPRAELVGRRFTELLPPGERVAAEALRQEALARGSASRDDLHLVVAGGQTIPVYVSVGAIDYGDRHWVQLVCIDMSEQRRLEAQLVQSEKMAAIGQLAAGIAHELRNPLAIVMNALYDLRARLDHADKDVSEDLRMAEDEIGRAQSIIKNLLEFSRESGSELERLDVNALVERTLQLLEQYLKSSGVEVAAELGPVPPCIANDNAMRQILLNLVTNAVQAMPQGGRLMVRTQRAGSDRVRLEVQDTGVGIPQAHLRDIFNPFFTTKAPGQGTGLGLFVVHAILHRYGGDVRVTSELGVGTTFTIELPCLCHSDVVPRAS, from the coding sequence GTGGCCCTCGACGCCGCCGATGCTTCCCTCGTCCGTCACGTCGAGCGGATCGAGGCATACGTCCGCGGTACGGGCCTCCTGCAGATCCCACCGGAAGAGATCGAGCTGCGGCGCGCCCTGGCGGATTTCGTCATGGAGCGTACCCCGGCCCTGCTCCCGGGGTGGATGCGGGAGATCGGGCCGGCCCTCGGGATCCCCGAGCGCGACTGGACGGCGATCATCGCCGACCAGATGGCGGCCGTATCGCGCTGGACCCGCCACATCGCCGACCCGCGCGACATCGAGACGTATCTCTTCCTGCGCAGCCATGCCCGGCGCGGCTTCATCGCGCAGTTTCCCGCCTCGCGCTTCATCGCGGCGCAGATGCGTCTGGCGCAGCTCCTCGACGCCGAGATCCGGCGCATCCACGCCGGCGACCCGGCGCAAGCCGAACGCCTCACGACGCTCCTCTGGCAGGAGCTTCGCATCCGGGTGCTGCACATCACCGACTTCTTCGTCGACGGTCGCGAGGAGCTGCTGCTCGAGCAGGAGGCGAGCTACCGCCGGGCGATCGACCACGCCCCTGCCTGCATCCTGCGCACCGACACCAGCGAGGGTCGCCTGGTCGACGCGAACACGGTCGCCGAGCGCCTGCTCGGCATGCCACGCGCCGAGCTCGTCGGCCGGCGTTTCACCGAGCTCCTGCCGCCGGGCGAACGCGTCGCCGCCGAGGCGCTCCGGCAGGAGGCGCTCGCCCGCGGATCGGCGAGCCGCGACGATCTCCACCTCGTCGTCGCGGGCGGCCAGACGATCCCCGTCTACGTGAGCGTCGGCGCCATCGACTACGGCGATCGTCACTGGGTGCAGCTCGTGTGCATCGACATGTCCGAGCAGCGCCGCCTCGAGGCTCAGCTCGTCCAGTCCGAGAAGATGGCGGCGATCGGCCAGCTCGCCGCCGGCATCGCCCACGAGCTGCGCAACCCGCTCGCGATCGTGATGAACGCCCTCTACGACCTGCGCGCCCGCCTCGACCATGCCGACAAGGACGTCAGCGAAGATCTTCGCATGGCCGAAGACGAGATCGGCCGCGCGCAGTCAATCATCAAGAACCTGCTCGAGTTCTCGCGCGAGTCGGGCTCGGAGCTGGAGCGCCTCGACGTCAACGCCCTGGTCGAGCGGACGCTGCAGCTCCTCGAGCAGTACCTGAAGTCGAGCGGCGTCGAAGTGGCGGCAGAGCTCGGGCCGGTGCCCCCGTGCATCGCGAACGACAACGCCATGCGGCAGATCCTCCTCAACCTCGTCACCAACGCCGTGCAGGCGATGCCCCAGGGCGGCCGCCTCATGGTGCGCACGCAGCGCGCCGGAAGCGATCGCGTGCGCCTCGAGGTGCAAGACACCGGCGTCGGCATTCCCCAGGCGCATCTGCGCGACATCTTCAATCCGTTCTTCACGACCAAGGCGCCCGGCCAGGGCACCGGGCTCGGCCTGTTCGTCGTGCACGCGATCCTGCACCGCTACGGCGGCGACGTGCGGGTGACGAGCGAGCTCGGCGTCGGTACGACGTTCACCATCGAGCTGCCCTGCCTCTGCCACAGCGACGTCGTGCCGCGGGCGTCCTGA
- a CDS encoding sigma-54 dependent transcriptional regulator has product MTARILLVDDEINMARTLAKNLERAGHVVTHALHGEAALGLLGADTFDVVLTDLKMPVMDGMGLLRAIHERGIGIAVVVLTGYGTIESAVEAMKLGAADYLIKDARPQEILLTIERTLKVQALERENARLKREIGRLERIGELVGSSGSMQEVYRLVDAVSQNKSTILVSGESGTGKELVARTIHQRGPWAAASFVAINCAGLSETLLDSQLFGHRRGAFTGAVSDHDGVFRAAAGGTLLLDEVAEIPLSLQAKFLRAVQEREVTPLGSTRPVPVDVRLIAATNRDMTAEVRAGRFRSDLYYRLNVVHIEVPPLRARREDIPLLADHFLERYSRQYRVAPKRLAADALARLTTYDWPGNVRELQNAIERAFALSVGDVITEDALPPGITGRARRVPLERADGSLPTLDEAESRLIAAALAESNGNKNEAARRLGIDRQRLYRKIAKYGLG; this is encoded by the coding sequence ATGACCGCGCGCATCCTGCTGGTCGACGACGAAATCAACATGGCGCGGACGCTCGCCAAGAATCTCGAGCGCGCCGGCCATGTCGTCACCCACGCGCTGCACGGCGAGGCGGCGCTCGGGCTGCTCGGCGCCGACACGTTCGACGTCGTGTTGACCGACCTGAAGATGCCGGTCATGGACGGCATGGGGCTCCTGCGCGCGATCCACGAGCGCGGCATCGGGATCGCCGTCGTCGTCCTCACCGGCTACGGCACCATCGAGAGCGCCGTCGAGGCGATGAAGCTCGGCGCCGCCGACTACCTCATCAAGGACGCCCGCCCGCAGGAGATCCTCCTCACGATCGAGCGCACGTTGAAGGTGCAGGCGCTCGAGCGCGAGAACGCGCGGTTGAAGCGCGAGATCGGACGTCTCGAACGCATCGGTGAGCTGGTCGGCTCGAGCGGCTCCATGCAGGAGGTCTACCGGCTCGTCGACGCCGTCAGCCAGAACAAGAGCACGATCCTCGTCTCGGGCGAGAGCGGGACGGGCAAGGAGCTGGTCGCACGCACGATCCATCAGCGCGGGCCGTGGGCCGCGGCGTCGTTCGTCGCCATCAACTGCGCCGGGCTGTCCGAGACGCTACTCGACAGCCAGCTCTTCGGCCACCGCCGGGGCGCGTTCACCGGCGCGGTCAGCGACCACGACGGCGTCTTTCGCGCCGCGGCGGGCGGCACGCTGCTGCTCGACGAGGTCGCCGAGATCCCGCTCTCGCTGCAGGCGAAGTTCCTGCGCGCCGTCCAGGAGCGCGAGGTCACGCCGCTCGGTTCGACCCGGCCCGTGCCCGTCGACGTGCGCCTCATCGCGGCGACCAACCGCGACATGACCGCCGAGGTCCGCGCCGGCCGCTTCCGCTCCGACCTCTACTACCGCCTGAACGTCGTCCACATCGAGGTGCCCCCGCTGCGCGCCCGCCGCGAGGACATCCCGCTGCTGGCCGACCATTTCCTCGAGCGCTACTCGCGCCAGTATCGCGTCGCCCCAAAACGCCTCGCAGCGGACGCGCTGGCGCGGCTCACCACCTACGACTGGCCCGGGAACGTGCGCGAGCTGCAGAACGCGATCGAGCGCGCGTTCGCGCTCTCGGTGGGGGACGTCATCACGGAAGACGCCCTGCCTCCCGGAATCACCGGGCGAGCTCGCCGCGTCCCGCTCGAGCGTGCCGACGGCAGCCTGCCGACCCTCGACGAAGCCGAATCCCGTCTCATCGCCGCCGCGCTCGCCGAGAGCAACGGCAACAAGAACGAGGCCGCGCGCCGTCTCGGCATCGATCGCCAGCGCCTGTACCGGAAGATCGCCAAGTACGGGCTCGGTTAG
- a CDS encoding methyltransferase domain-containing protein, translating to MGDNREKAPDDAPTRVIAGYEAARAQVTVGDEVVALWRVADLERYVDRDALLRSDHPAEPPYWAHAWSGGRLLAEIVPARAGRVIEIGCGLGLPGIVAARRGADVLFVDRERAPLAFVRESLQANGCRALGLVAADFIRCAWRARFDVVLAAEVLYDRECFGRVADALADLVAPGGVVLLADGHRIDTARFYDEAARRGFTWSSSSRQVREEGLPVDVGLVVMRR from the coding sequence ATGGGTGACAATAGAGAGAAGGCTCCCGACGATGCGCCGACACGCGTGATCGCCGGCTACGAGGCGGCCCGGGCGCAGGTGACCGTCGGCGACGAGGTCGTCGCGCTCTGGCGAGTGGCCGATCTCGAACGGTACGTCGATCGCGACGCGCTCCTGCGTTCCGACCATCCCGCCGAACCGCCGTACTGGGCGCACGCGTGGAGCGGCGGGCGGCTTCTCGCGGAGATCGTTCCGGCGCGAGCCGGCCGCGTGATCGAGATCGGGTGCGGGCTCGGGCTTCCCGGGATCGTTGCAGCACGGCGCGGCGCCGACGTCCTGTTCGTCGACCGGGAGCGGGCGCCGCTCGCGTTCGTACGTGAGTCCCTGCAGGCGAACGGCTGCCGCGCGCTCGGTCTCGTCGCCGCGGATTTCATCCGCTGCGCGTGGCGGGCACGATTCGACGTCGTCCTGGCGGCCGAGGTCCTCTACGACCGCGAGTGTTTCGGACGTGTTGCGGACGCGCTCGCGGACCTGGTCGCGCCGGGCGGGGTCGTGCTGCTCGCCGACGGGCACCGGATCGACACGGCGCGCTTCTACGACGAGGCAGCGCGGCGCGGCTTCACGTGGTCTTCATCGAGCCGGCAGGTGCGGGAGGAGGGCCTCCCCGTCGACGTCGGCCTCGTCGTGATGCGGCGCTAG